The following nucleotide sequence is from Saimiri boliviensis isolate mSaiBol1 chromosome 6, mSaiBol1.pri, whole genome shotgun sequence.
CTATGGGGATCTTCTGGTTTAACTCCCACAGTATCTACTTTGGAGCATGCCAAATCCAGATGTTCTGCATCCATTCATTTTCCTTCATGGAGTCCTCAGTGCTCCTCATTATGTCCTTTGACCGCTTTGTGGCTATCTGCCACCCTCTGAGGTATTCAGTCATTGTCACTGGCCAACGAATGGTCAGGGCAGGCTTAATTGTCATCTTCCGGGGACCTGTGGCCACTATCCCTATTGTGCTCCTCCTGAAGGCTTTTCCCTACTGTGGATCTGTGGTTCTCTTCCACTCATTTTGCCTGCACCAGGAAGTGATCCAGCTGGCCTGCACAGATACCACCTTCAATAATCTGTATGGACTGATGGTGGTAGTGTTCACTGTGATGCTAGACCTGGTGCTCATCGCACTGTCCTATGGGTTCATCCTGCACACGGTAGCAGCCCTGGGCTCCCCAGAGGAGCAGCACCGTGCCTTTCAGACGTGCACTGCTCATCTCTGTGCGGTGCTAGTATTCTTTGTGCCCATGGTGGGGCTGTCCCTGGTTCACCGTTTTGGGAAGCATGCCCCACCTGCTATTCATCTTCT
It contains:
- the OR51M1 gene encoding olfactory receptor 51M1 translates to MSAQYSFSPQFMLLSNITRFGPMFYLTSFPGLEAIKHWIFIPFFFMYIVAISGNCFILIIIKTHRRLHTPMYYLLSLLALTDLGLSVSTLPTTMGIFWFNSHSIYFGACQIQMFCIHSFSFMESSVLLIMSFDRFVAICHPLRYSVIVTGQRMVRAGLIVIFRGPVATIPIVLLLKAFPYCGSVVLFHSFCLHQEVIQLACTDTTFNNLYGLMVVVFTVMLDLVLIALSYGFILHTVAALGSPEEQHRAFQTCTAHLCAVLVFFVPMVGLSLVHRFGKHAPPAIHLLMANVYLFVPPMLNPIIYSIKTKEIRRAIIKFLGLRKVSSESWG